The proteins below are encoded in one region of Styela clava chromosome 4, kaStyClav1.hap1.2, whole genome shotgun sequence:
- the LOC144422237 gene encoding uncharacterized protein LOC144422237 — translation MMTNYTGPPGGYWQSIVGSWNQRCHMPSYYPRYPAIPNYQMYPAMLNNRISHRMSVQQMTLPPVMSNSPMRLMMEEYHMRFTMEKCHMRLTMEKYHMPLIREKYWMRLEMENCHMGFMEKHYKGNFFMMENQHVLPMVDNYHMRLMMDNYHMRLMISNYHLRLMMKNLMMSNYHMSLLMKIYLNPRMMPKYTYLLNIYWSTVGESWKPVLVPEFYKQYFINLCDFLTRDKEELKTIKRSIYPPEEDVFAWTRSCNIEDVKVVIVGQDPYPWKGKAHGLSFSVKLPHTSSKSLNKIYKKLRTDIPGFVSPNHGDLTSWAKQGVLLLNSILTVRAKNPEPEKPEPDKDKNYKVGAGSHENRGWEILTNAVISHLNDNYSGIVFMLWGDKAQMKKIFINDEKHLVLCCGHPNRQRGDNLFRDCEHFSQANEYLKEGKGGINWNLHPIRVWV, via the coding sequence atgATGACGAATTACACTGGTCCACCTGGAGGATATTGGCAGTCTATCGTAGGATCATGGAATCAAAGGTGTCACATGCCGTCGTATTATCCAAGGTATCCTGCGATACCGAATTATCAAATGTATCCTGCGATGCTGAATAATCGAATATCTCATAGGATGTCGGTTCAACAAATGACTTTGCCTCCTGTGATGTCGAATAGTCCAATGCGTCTTATGATGGAGGAATATCATATGCGTTTTACGATGGAGAAGTGTCATATGCGTTTAACGATGGAGAAGTATCATATGCCTCTTATAAGGGAGAAATATTGGATGCGTCTTGAGATGGAGAATTGTCATATGGGTTTTATGGAGAAGCATTATAAAGGGAATTTCTTTATGATGGAAAATCAGCATGTGCTTCCTATGGTGGATAATTATCATATGCGTCTTATGATGGATAATTATCATATGCGTCTTATGATCTCAAATTATCATCTGCGTCTCATGATGAAGAATCTTATGATGTCGAATTATCATATGAGTCTTTTGATGAAGATATATCTAAATCCTCGTATGATGCCGAAGTATACTTATTTACTTAATATATATTGGAGTACTGTCGGAGAGTCATGGAAACCAGTATTGGTACCAGAGTTCTATAAGCAGTATTTTATTAACTTGTGTGATTTCTTAACAAGAGACAAAGAGgaattaaaaacaattaaaagATCTATTTATCCTCCCGAAGAAGACGTATTTGCTTGGACGCGATCCTGCAATATAGAAGATGTCAAAGTCGTAATTGTTGGTCAAGATCCTTATCCTTGGAAAGGAAAAGCACATGGACTGAGTTTTAGTGTAAAACTTCCTCATACATCATCAAAATCACTAAATaagatatataaaaaattgagaacTGATATTCCTGGATTTGTTTCTCCCAACCATGGTGATTTAACTTCATGGGCAAAACAAGGTGTTTTACTTTTAAACTCAATTCTGACGGTTCGAGCTAAAAATCCAGAGCCTGAAAAACCAGAGCCAGATAAAGATAAAAACTACAAAGTTGGAGCAGGATCGCACGAAAATCGAGGATGGGAGATATTGACCAATGCTGTAATTAGCCATTTGAATGATAATTACAGCGGAATCGTATTCATGCTCTGGGGAGACAAAGctcaaatgaagaaaatatttataaatgatgaaaaacatCTTGTTTTGTGTTGTGGCCACCCTAACCGTCAACGTGGAGACAATTTGTTTCGTGACTGCGAGCATTTTTCGCAAGCTAACGAATATTTAAAAGAAGGAAAAGGAGGGATTAATTGGAATCTTCATCCCATAAGAGTATGGGTATAA